The following proteins are encoded in a genomic region of Thiomonas sp. X19:
- a CDS encoding type II toxin-antitoxin system RelE/ParE family toxin, with translation MNTFLRSEEFDAWLSDLKDRVGRARIAHRIRSAEQGNFGDCEPVGEGVFEMRTHVGPGYRAYFIRRGEVVYLLLLGGDKSSQKRDIKRAIEMARTLDKE, from the coding sequence ATGAACACCTTTCTGCGCTCCGAGGAGTTTGATGCTTGGCTTTCCGACTTGAAAGACAGAGTAGGACGCGCCCGGATCGCCCATCGTATCCGGTCTGCCGAACAGGGCAATTTCGGCGACTGCGAGCCAGTTGGCGAAGGGGTCTTCGAAATGCGTACCCACGTCGGACCCGGTTACCGGGCTTATTTCATCCGGCGCGGCGAGGTGGTCTATCTGCTTCTCTTGGGCGGCGACAAGTCCTCGCAGAAGCGCGACATCAAACGCGCCATCGAGATGGCGCGGACTTTGGACAAGGAGTGA
- a CDS encoding addiction module antidote protein, producing the protein MTKFAPFDAADYLDNEETIAEYITAALEDPNPDVFLTAVRDVARARGMTQLAEDAGVGRESLYKALTPGAKPRYDTMLKLLHALGVKLSASPVRS; encoded by the coding sequence ATGACCAAATTTGCCCCCTTCGATGCTGCCGACTACCTTGATAATGAGGAAACCATTGCGGAATATATAACTGCCGCACTGGAAGATCCCAACCCCGATGTGTTTCTAACCGCCGTGCGTGATGTGGCCCGCGCCCGAGGTATGACCCAACTCGCCGAAGACGCAGGAGTAGGGCGCGAGAGCCTTTACAAAGCACTTACGCCAGGCGCCAAGCCACGCTATGACACTATGCTTAAGCTGCTTCACGCCCTGGGAGTAAAACTTTCGGCTTCGCCCGTCCGCTCATGA
- the hflX gene encoding GTPase HflX, whose protein sequence is MQPENQDKPFDAIVAAVQLPNVSDSEFESSLAELRDLAKTLGYKVVHTFVQRRASFDTTAYLGAGKRDEIRDYVERHAGDARDDAPGHATDPQADGIEMLLIDHEISPSQARNLEKAVGCDVMDRTMVILEIFHRNARSRAARAQVEIARLGYMAPRLREAAKLAGPQGRQRSGTGGRGAGESHTELDRRKIRDRIAELQLDIDAMIVERQTQRARRQQGQGLASVALVGYTNAGKSTLMRALTGSEVLVANKLFATLDTTVRALHPESVPRVLVSDTVGFIKNLPHGLVTSFKSTLDEALDASLLLHVIDASDPGFERQLQVTDEVLAEIGARDVPRIRVFNKIDHVGDAEAQLQCETELRAKYPACVVMSARRADDVAKLHHLIVTFFQKDLVEAELHLPWSAQQLRRDIYAQCEVLSERADETGAIFKVRGEPSTIQSLRERFESGRAA, encoded by the coding sequence ATGCAACCAGAAAACCAAGACAAACCCTTTGACGCCATCGTTGCCGCGGTTCAGTTGCCCAATGTCAGCGATTCCGAGTTCGAATCCTCGCTGGCCGAACTGCGCGATCTGGCCAAGACCCTGGGGTACAAGGTCGTGCACACGTTCGTGCAAAGGCGCGCCAGCTTCGACACCACCGCCTATCTCGGCGCGGGCAAGCGCGATGAGATTCGCGACTACGTCGAGCGCCACGCCGGCGACGCGCGCGACGACGCGCCGGGCCACGCCACCGACCCGCAGGCCGACGGCATCGAGATGCTGTTGATCGATCACGAAATCTCCCCTTCCCAGGCGCGCAATCTGGAAAAAGCCGTGGGTTGCGATGTGATGGATCGGACCATGGTCATCCTCGAAATCTTTCATCGCAACGCCCGCTCCCGTGCCGCCCGCGCGCAGGTGGAAATCGCCCGCCTCGGCTATATGGCGCCACGCCTGCGCGAGGCGGCAAAGCTGGCCGGGCCGCAGGGCCGTCAGCGCAGCGGCACCGGCGGGCGCGGTGCCGGCGAGTCGCATACCGAACTCGACCGGCGCAAGATTCGCGATCGCATCGCCGAGCTGCAACTCGACATCGACGCCATGATTGTGGAGCGCCAGACCCAGCGGGCGCGCCGTCAGCAGGGCCAGGGCCTGGCAAGCGTGGCCCTGGTGGGCTACACCAACGCCGGCAAGTCCACCTTGATGCGGGCGCTGACCGGCAGCGAAGTGCTCGTCGCCAACAAGCTGTTCGCCACCCTCGACACCACCGTGCGCGCCCTCCACCCCGAGAGCGTGCCGCGCGTGCTGGTCAGCGACACCGTGGGGTTCATCAAGAACCTGCCGCACGGCCTGGTGACGTCGTTCAAGTCCACGCTGGACGAGGCCTTGGACGCGTCCTTGCTGCTGCATGTGATCGACGCCAGCGACCCCGGGTTCGAGCGCCAGCTCCAGGTCACCGACGAGGTGCTGGCCGAAATCGGCGCCCGCGACGTGCCGCGCATTCGGGTGTTCAACAAGATCGACCATGTCGGCGACGCCGAGGCACAGCTCCAATGCGAAACCGAACTGCGCGCCAAGTACCCCGCCTGCGTCGTCATGAGCGCGCGCCGCGCCGACGACGTGGCCAAGCTGCACCACCTCATCGTGACGTTTTTTCAGAAGGATCTGGTCGAGGCCGAGCTGCACCTGCCCTGGTCGGCACAGCAACTGCGCCGCGACATCTACGCGCAGTGCGAAGTGCTGAGCGAACGCGCCGACGAAACCGGCGCCATCTTCAAGGTGCGCGGCGAGCCATCCACCATCCAGAGCCTGCGCGAGCGCTTCGAGTCGGGGCGGGCGGCGTAG
- a CDS encoding 4-oxalocrotonate tautomerase — protein MPAIRIDLFEGRSPEVKKQLVENITQAVVDTLKCSPEAVDIILNEVSKAHWATGGKLWSER, from the coding sequence ATGCCCGCCATCCGCATCGACCTGTTCGAGGGCCGCAGCCCCGAGGTGAAAAAGCAGCTCGTCGAGAACATCACCCAAGCCGTGGTGGACACCCTCAAGTGTTCGCCCGAGGCGGTGGACATCATCCTGAACGAAGTGTCCAAAGCGCACTGGGCCACGGGCGGCAAGCTCTGGAGCGAGCGTTGA
- the gcl gene encoding glyoxylate carboligase, protein MPKMSAAEAAVCILEKEGIHQAFGVPGAAINPFYNALRKRGSIAHVLARHVEAASHMAEGYTRAAPGNIGLCIGTSGPAGTDMITGLYSASADSIPILCVTGQAPRARLYKEDFQAVDIESIAKPVTKMAVTVREPAQVPGVFQQAFHLMRSGRPGPVLIDLPFDVQVAQIEFDPDLYEPLPVHKPRATRAQIERALDMLEAADKPLIVAGGGVINADAAELLVEFAELTGVPVVPTLMAWGAIADDHPLMAGMVGLQTSHRYGNATMLASDFVLGIGNRWANRHTGSVEVYTKGRKFVHVDIEPTQIGRVFMPDLGIASDAKVALELFVQVARERKAARRLKDRSAWAADCLQRKQTLLRKSDFDNIPIKPQRVYQEMVEAFGDNVRYVTTIGLSQIAAAQFLKVGKPRNWINAGQAGPLGWTLPAALGVRAADPKSEIVALSGDYDFQFLIEELAVGAQFKLPYIHIVVNNAYLGLIRQSQRNFDMDYCVQLSFENINAPELDGYGVDHVKVAEGLGCKAIRVRDPSKIQEAIAQARAWMAEFAVPVVVEIILERVTNISMGTEIDNVTEFEPILDLSPVEA, encoded by the coding sequence ATGCCCAAAATGTCCGCTGCGGAAGCCGCCGTCTGCATCCTCGAAAAAGAGGGGATTCACCAAGCCTTCGGCGTGCCCGGCGCCGCCATCAACCCGTTCTACAACGCGCTGCGCAAGCGCGGCTCCATCGCCCATGTGCTGGCGCGGCATGTGGAGGCTGCCTCGCACATGGCCGAGGGCTACACCCGCGCCGCTCCCGGCAATATCGGCCTGTGCATCGGCACCTCGGGGCCGGCGGGTACCGACATGATCACCGGCCTGTATTCGGCCAGTGCCGACTCCATTCCCATTTTGTGCGTGACCGGCCAGGCACCGCGCGCGCGGCTGTACAAGGAGGACTTCCAGGCGGTGGACATCGAGTCCATCGCCAAGCCGGTGACCAAGATGGCCGTGACCGTGCGCGAGCCGGCGCAGGTGCCCGGCGTGTTCCAGCAGGCTTTCCACCTGATGCGCTCGGGCCGCCCCGGCCCGGTGCTGATCGACCTGCCGTTCGACGTGCAAGTGGCGCAAATCGAGTTCGACCCTGACCTGTACGAGCCCCTGCCGGTGCACAAGCCCCGTGCCACGCGGGCGCAGATCGAGCGCGCGCTCGACATGCTGGAGGCCGCCGACAAGCCACTGATCGTCGCCGGTGGTGGCGTCATCAACGCCGACGCCGCCGAACTGCTGGTGGAGTTCGCCGAACTGACTGGCGTGCCGGTGGTGCCGACGCTGATGGCCTGGGGCGCGATTGCCGACGACCACCCGCTGATGGCCGGCATGGTGGGGCTGCAGACCAGCCACCGCTACGGCAACGCCACCATGCTGGCGTCGGACTTCGTGCTCGGCATCGGCAACCGCTGGGCCAACCGCCACACCGGCTCGGTCGAGGTCTACACCAAGGGGCGCAAGTTCGTGCACGTGGACATCGAGCCGACGCAGATCGGGCGCGTGTTCATGCCCGACCTCGGCATCGCCTCCGATGCCAAGGTGGCGCTGGAGCTGTTCGTGCAGGTGGCGCGCGAGCGCAAGGCGGCGCGGCGCTTGAAGGACCGCAGCGCCTGGGCCGCAGACTGCCTGCAGCGCAAGCAGACGCTGCTGCGCAAGAGCGATTTCGACAACATTCCGATCAAGCCGCAGCGGGTGTATCAGGAGATGGTGGAGGCCTTCGGCGACAACGTGCGCTACGTCACCACCATCGGCCTGTCGCAAATCGCCGCGGCCCAGTTCCTCAAGGTCGGCAAGCCGCGCAACTGGATCAACGCGGGCCAGGCAGGTCCCTTGGGCTGGACGCTGCCCGCGGCCCTGGGCGTGCGCGCCGCCGACCCGAAAAGCGAAATCGTCGCACTCTCCGGGGACTACGATTTCCAGTTCCTGATCGAGGAACTGGCGGTGGGCGCGCAGTTCAAGCTGCCCTACATTCACATCGTGGTCAACAATGCCTACCTTGGCCTCATCCGCCAGAGCCAGCGCAATTTCGACATGGACTACTGCGTGCAGCTTTCGTTCGAGAACATCAACGCGCCCGAGCTCGACGGCTACGGCGTGGATCATGTGAAAGTGGCCGAGGGCCTGGGCTGCAAGGCCATCCGCGTGCGCGATCCGTCGAAGATCCAGGAGGCCATCGCCCAGGCGCGGGCCTGGATGGCCGAGTTCGCCGTGCCGGTGGTGGTCGAGATCATCCTCGAGCGCGTCACCAATATTTCGATGGGCACCGAGATCGACAACGTCACCGAGTTCGAGCCTATTCTCGACCTGTCACCCGTGGAGGCCTGA
- the hyi gene encoding hydroxypyruvate isomerase, producing the protein MPKFAANLSMLYNELPFLDRFEAAAKSGFKGVEFLFPYAHGAEVIRDKALQAGVQIVLHNLPAGDWDAGERGIACLPERVSEFREGVGRAIDYAKALGVMQLNCLAGKVPAGAAPQRLHDTFVSNLQYAARELAAHGIKLLIEPINTYDIPGFFLSRSAQALAIMDEVGSPNLYLQYDIYHMQRMEGELAATMEKQLPRIAHIQLADNPGRNEPGTGEINYRFLFQHLDRIGYAGWIGCEYKPKTTTTAGLGWISAL; encoded by the coding sequence ATGCCCAAGTTCGCCGCCAACCTCAGCATGCTCTACAACGAACTGCCCTTCCTCGACCGCTTCGAGGCGGCGGCGAAGAGCGGCTTCAAGGGCGTGGAGTTTTTGTTTCCCTATGCGCACGGCGCGGAGGTCATCCGCGACAAGGCGCTGCAGGCCGGGGTGCAGATCGTGCTGCACAACCTGCCGGCCGGCGACTGGGATGCCGGCGAGCGCGGCATCGCCTGCCTGCCCGAGCGCGTGAGCGAGTTCCGCGAAGGCGTGGGCCGTGCGATCGACTATGCGAAAGCGCTGGGGGTGATGCAACTCAACTGCCTGGCAGGCAAGGTCCCCGCCGGCGCGGCGCCGCAGCGCTTGCACGACACGTTCGTGAGCAATCTGCAATATGCGGCGCGGGAGCTTGCCGCGCATGGCATCAAGCTCCTGATCGAGCCGATCAACACCTACGACATCCCCGGTTTTTTCCTGAGCCGCTCGGCGCAGGCGCTGGCCATCATGGACGAAGTCGGCAGCCCCAATCTGTATTTGCAGTACGACATCTATCACATGCAGCGCATGGAAGGCGAACTGGCGGCGACGATGGAAAAGCAACTGCCGCGCATCGCCCACATCCAACTGGCCGACAACCCAGGCCGCAATGAGCCCGGCACCGGCGAGATCAACTACCGCTTCCTGTTCCAGCATCTCGACCGCATCGGCTACGCCGGCTGGATCGGCTGCGAATACAAGCCCAAGACCACCACCACGGCGGGGCTTGGCTGGATCAGCGCACTGTAA
- the glxR gene encoding 2-hydroxy-3-oxopropionate reductase: MAKLGFIGLGIMGAPMAGHLLAAGHTLVVNTHGKVPQALLDAGAKPCANNTEVAQQADIVFIMVPDTPDVQKVLFADDGVAKGLSAGKIVVDMSSIAPMETKEFARQINALGCEYLDAPVSGGEVGAKAASLTIMVGGKQATFDAVEPLFKLMGKNITLVGGNGDGQTCKVANQIIVALNIQAVAEALLFASKAGADPARVRQALMGGFAASRILEVHGERMVKRTFQPGFRINLHQKDLNLALSGAKQLGLSLPNTATAQQLFSACAANGMAALDHSALCRAVEIMSNHTIAPDA; the protein is encoded by the coding sequence ATGGCAAAACTCGGATTCATCGGCCTCGGCATCATGGGCGCGCCCATGGCGGGGCATCTGCTCGCCGCGGGCCACACGCTTGTCGTCAACACCCATGGCAAAGTGCCGCAAGCTTTGCTGGACGCGGGTGCCAAGCCCTGCGCCAACAACACCGAAGTGGCGCAGCAGGCCGACATCGTCTTCATCATGGTGCCCGACACGCCCGATGTGCAGAAGGTGCTGTTCGCCGATGACGGCGTCGCCAAGGGCCTGAGCGCCGGCAAGATCGTGGTGGACATGAGTTCGATCGCGCCGATGGAGACGAAAGAGTTCGCCAGGCAGATCAACGCGCTGGGTTGCGAGTATCTCGACGCACCCGTGTCGGGCGGCGAAGTCGGCGCCAAGGCGGCCAGTCTCACCATCATGGTCGGCGGCAAGCAGGCCACGTTCGACGCCGTCGAACCGCTGTTCAAGCTCATGGGCAAGAACATCACCCTGGTGGGCGGCAACGGCGACGGCCAGACCTGCAAGGTGGCGAATCAGATCATCGTCGCGCTCAACATCCAGGCCGTGGCCGAAGCGCTCCTGTTCGCCAGCAAGGCCGGCGCCGATCCGGCCCGCGTGCGCCAGGCGCTGATGGGCGGCTTCGCGGCCTCGCGCATTCTGGAGGTGCACGGCGAGCGCATGGTCAAGCGCACCTTCCAGCCGGGCTTTCGCATCAATCTGCACCAGAAGGATTTGAACCTCGCGCTGTCGGGGGCCAAGCAGCTTGGGCTGTCGCTGCCCAACACCGCCACCGCGCAGCAGCTGTTCTCCGCCTGCGCCGCCAACGGCATGGCTGCGCTCGACCATTCCGCGCTGTGCCGCGCCGTGGAAATCATGAGCAACCACACCATCGCGCCGGATGCCTGA
- a CDS encoding glycerate kinase, translating into MNLPSPAADPVGFLRALFDVAVARAQPREVMAAFLPPPPKGRTLVLGAGKASGAMVEALDALWPKDAPVSGLVATRYGYAPPGLRARPGRIEVVETAHPVPDAAGEQAARRMLQLTRGLTADDLVICLISGGGSALLPMPAAGLTLADKQRINRELLMSGATIGEMNCVRKHLSAIKGGRLAAACAPAQVLTLLISDVPGDDPATIASGPTVPDPTTCLDALAIIERYGIGIPAAARAGLESGALETPKPGDAVFARNRVELIATPQHMLRAAADACAQAGIAAHILADDMEGESRDIALAHAAIARQAARHGQPFSKPCVILSGGETTVTVAKGGTAGKGGRGTEFLLALAIALQGEPGVWALAGDTDGIDGSEDNAGAWITPDTLARAASLGLKPRALLDAHDAYGFFQGTGDLLVTGPTYTNVNDFRAVLVM; encoded by the coding sequence ATGAACCTCCCCAGCCCCGCCGCCGATCCGGTCGGCTTCCTGCGCGCCTTGTTCGACGTGGCCGTGGCGCGCGCCCAGCCGCGCGAGGTGATGGCCGCTTTCCTGCCGCCGCCGCCGAAGGGCCGCACCCTGGTCCTGGGCGCGGGCAAGGCGAGTGGGGCGATGGTCGAGGCGCTGGATGCGCTGTGGCCCAAGGATGCACCCGTTTCCGGCCTCGTGGCCACGCGCTACGGCTATGCTCCCCCTGGCTTGCGCGCCAGGCCGGGACGCATCGAGGTGGTCGAGACCGCCCACCCGGTGCCCGACGCCGCCGGCGAGCAAGCCGCGCGCCGCATGCTGCAATTGACGCGGGGCCTCACCGCAGACGATCTGGTCATCTGCCTGATCTCCGGCGGCGGCTCGGCGCTGCTGCCCATGCCCGCTGCCGGGCTCACGCTTGCCGACAAGCAGCGCATCAACCGCGAGCTGCTGATGAGTGGCGCCACCATTGGCGAAATGAACTGCGTGCGCAAGCACCTCTCGGCCATCAAGGGCGGGCGTTTGGCGGCCGCTTGCGCCCCGGCGCAGGTGCTCACGCTGCTGATTTCCGACGTGCCGGGCGATGATCCCGCGACCATCGCCAGCGGCCCCACCGTGCCCGACCCGACCACCTGCCTGGATGCACTGGCCATCATCGAGCGTTACGGCATCGGCATTCCCGCTGCGGCGCGCGCCGGGCTGGAAAGCGGTGCGCTCGAAACCCCCAAGCCGGGCGACGCCGTCTTCGCCCGCAACCGCGTGGAGCTCATCGCCACGCCGCAGCACATGCTGCGCGCCGCTGCCGACGCCTGCGCCCAGGCCGGCATTGCCGCGCACATCCTGGCCGACGACATGGAGGGCGAATCGCGCGACATCGCGCTGGCGCATGCCGCCATCGCCCGCCAGGCGGCGCGCCACGGCCAGCCTTTCAGCAAGCCCTGCGTCATTCTGTCGGGCGGCGAAACCACCGTCACCGTGGCGAAAGGCGGCACCGCAGGCAAGGGCGGCCGCGGCACCGAGTTCCTGCTGGCGCTGGCCATCGCGCTGCAAGGCGAACCGGGCGTGTGGGCGCTGGCGGGAGACACTGACGGCATCGACGGCAGCGAAGACAACGCTGGCGCCTGGATCACCCCCGACACCCTGGCCCGCGCCGCCAGCCTTGGCCTCAAGCCACGCGCCCTGCTCGACGCGCACGACGCCTACGGCTTCTTCCAGGGCACCGGCGACCTGCTGGTCACCGGCCCGACCTACACCAATGTCAATGACTTTCGCGCCGTGCTGGTAATGTGA
- a CDS encoding ISAzo13-like element ISCARN37 family transposase, with translation MQADSPIGQRWALMRDRLDERQRRALAAAEAKVIGRGGTSQVAAATGLARGTIAAGMLELEGTDNEFMAGAQLAPPSATRRPGGGRKPLTHKDPTLVADLLALVEPTTRGDPESPLRWSCKSLRVLAEQLQQQGHAVSHVVVGQLLKAQGFSLQGNAKVIEGNQSPDRNAQFEHINATVSAALARGQPVISVDTKKKELVGQFRNGGKEWSPVGEPAQVKVHDFVDPELGRASPYGVYDIGADQGWVSVGTDHDTATFAVQTIRRWWYAMGKPRYPKARELTITADGGGSNGHRVRLWKLELGRFAQEAGLNIRVCHFPPGTSKWNKIEHRMFSFITMNWRAQPLVSHEVIVNLIAGTKTRSGLTVHAELDTNSYPKGVVVTDAALATIRIEPNKFHGDWNYCIRSG, from the coding sequence ATGCAAGCCGATTCGCCGATTGGGCAGCGCTGGGCACTGATGCGAGATCGCCTCGACGAGCGGCAGCGCCGGGCGCTGGCCGCCGCCGAAGCCAAGGTGATTGGGCGCGGAGGCACTTCGCAGGTTGCGGCGGCCACCGGCCTGGCTCGCGGCACGATCGCCGCGGGCATGCTGGAGTTGGAGGGCACGGACAACGAGTTCATGGCTGGCGCGCAGTTGGCGCCCCCTTCGGCGACGCGGCGCCCCGGCGGCGGGCGCAAGCCGCTGACGCACAAGGATCCGACGCTCGTGGCGGACCTGCTCGCACTTGTCGAGCCGACCACGCGCGGCGATCCCGAGTCGCCATTGCGCTGGAGCTGCAAGAGCCTTCGCGTGTTGGCCGAGCAACTCCAGCAGCAGGGTCACGCTGTCAGTCATGTGGTGGTGGGCCAACTGCTGAAGGCCCAGGGCTTCAGCCTGCAGGGCAACGCCAAGGTGATCGAGGGCAACCAGAGCCCCGACCGCAATGCACAGTTCGAGCACATCAACGCGACTGTCAGCGCCGCGCTTGCGCGCGGGCAGCCCGTCATCTCGGTGGACACCAAGAAGAAGGAACTGGTCGGCCAGTTCAGGAACGGCGGCAAGGAGTGGAGCCCCGTGGGCGAGCCGGCGCAGGTGAAGGTGCACGACTTCGTGGACCCGGAACTCGGCCGAGCCAGCCCCTACGGGGTCTACGACATCGGAGCCGACCAAGGCTGGGTGAGCGTTGGAACGGATCACGACACCGCCACGTTTGCGGTGCAAACTATCCGGCGCTGGTGGTACGCGATGGGCAAGCCGCGCTACCCCAAGGCGCGCGAGCTCACGATCACCGCCGACGGCGGCGGCAGCAACGGCCACCGGGTGCGGCTGTGGAAACTCGAACTGGGCCGCTTCGCCCAAGAGGCTGGGCTGAACATCCGCGTGTGCCACTTCCCGCCTGGCACGAGCAAGTGGAACAAGATCGAGCACCGCATGTTCTCCTTCATCACGATGAACTGGCGGGCGCAGCCCTTGGTCAGCCACGAAGTGATCGTCAATCTCATTGCCGGCACCAAGACCAGAAGCGGGCTCACCGTGCATGCCGAACTGGACACCAACTCGTATCCGAAGGGTGTCGTCGTCACCGATGCAGCCTTGGCCACCATTCGCATCGAACCGAACAAGTTCCACGGCGATTGGAACTACTGCATCCGCTCAGGGTAG
- a CDS encoding TetR/AcrR family transcriptional regulator, whose translation MNTRNDSGDGQPAACDRILRAAHDLFYSDGVRATGIDRVIAESGVAKLTFYRHYPSKNHLVCAYLNDRHQRWMAWFVEALARHGGRPEAISLAVGEWLHDPGYRGCAFINSVGELGSALPEVAEIARSHKADMTAAIAAVLPTSRQRAKLAQAVALAIDGAIVRAQFDGSPDAALAALDRIVKALLKTS comes from the coding sequence GTGAACACCCGAAACGACTCAGGCGATGGGCAGCCCGCCGCATGTGACCGCATCCTGCGCGCCGCACACGATCTCTTCTACAGCGACGGCGTGCGCGCAACTGGCATCGACCGCGTCATAGCCGAATCGGGCGTGGCCAAGCTCACCTTCTATCGCCATTATCCGAGCAAGAACCATCTGGTCTGCGCCTATCTGAACGACCGGCACCAACGCTGGATGGCCTGGTTCGTCGAGGCGCTGGCGCGCCACGGCGGCAGGCCGGAGGCTATCTCACTGGCGGTGGGCGAGTGGTTGCACGATCCGGGTTACCGCGGCTGCGCCTTCATCAACAGCGTTGGGGAACTAGGCAGCGCGCTGCCAGAGGTCGCCGAGATCGCACGCAGCCATAAGGCAGACATGACCGCGGCAATCGCCGCTGTGCTGCCAACTTCGCGGCAACGCGCGAAGTTGGCACAGGCTGTGGCGCTGGCCATTGACGGCGCCATCGTGCGGGCGCAGTTCGACGGCTCGCCCGACGCGGCGCTGGCAGCGCTGGACCGCATCGTCAAGGCATTGTTGAAGACGTCGTAA
- a CDS encoding nuclear transport factor 2 family protein: METKPPLPPFTEDTARRKVRMAEDAWNTREPARVVLVYTEDTSWRNRAEFPVGREEVRRFLERKWARELDYRLVKELWGFTGNRIAVRFAYEWHDDSGQWYRSYGNENWEFNEQGFMMRRYASINDLPIREADRKFFWPLGRRPDDHPGLSNLGL, translated from the coding sequence ATGGAAACCAAACCGCCGCTTCCCCCCTTTACCGAAGACACCGCCCGTCGGAAAGTGCGCATGGCCGAGGATGCCTGGAACACGCGCGAACCCGCGCGCGTCGTGCTGGTCTATACGGAGGACACAAGCTGGCGTAACCGCGCTGAATTCCCGGTCGGGCGCGAGGAAGTGCGCCGCTTCCTCGAACGCAAGTGGGCGCGCGAACTCGACTACCGGCTGGTTAAGGAATTGTGGGGCTTTACCGGCAACCGCATCGCCGTGCGCTTCGCCTACGAGTGGCACGACGATTCGGGCCAGTGGTACCGCTCGTATGGCAACGAGAACTGGGAATTCAACGAGCAAGGATTCATGATGCGCCGTTACGCGAGCATCAACGACCTGCCAATCCGGGAGGCTGACCGCAAATTCTTCTGGCCGCTGGGACGTCGCCCGGACGATCACCCGGGGCTGAGCAATCTGGGGCTTTAA
- the dapA gene encoding 4-hydroxy-tetrahydrodipicolinate synthase, which translates to MSAFTGIWVPLVTPFTTDGTAVDHAALHRLVQHLSAAGVSGLVALGTTGEPSALDDAEKDAVLDTVLAAAGKTPVAAGLAGNNAAHLRASMPRMNARQLAGLLVPAPYYVRPGQDGIRRHFLDLADLSDHPLIVYDIPYRTGVQIDTATMLALAAHPRIRAVKDCGGSTDKTLALILDGRLQILAGEDLQIFSTLCLGGSGAIAASAHLHTGRFVALHQAVSAGRLAEAREHFHGLAPFIRALFSEPNPGPVKAALAAQGLMHDTVRAPMSCASKDFRTHWSRLLQVLPEHEVDRDAKA; encoded by the coding sequence ATGTCTGCTTTCACTGGAATCTGGGTGCCGCTCGTCACCCCATTCACCACGGACGGTACTGCGGTGGACCACGCCGCGCTGCACCGCTTGGTGCAACACTTGAGCGCTGCAGGCGTGTCAGGTCTCGTGGCCCTGGGCACCACAGGTGAGCCCTCGGCGCTGGACGACGCCGAGAAGGACGCCGTGCTCGACACCGTGCTGGCCGCCGCGGGCAAAACTCCGGTCGCCGCCGGCCTTGCCGGAAACAACGCGGCTCATCTGCGCGCCAGCATGCCCCGCATGAATGCCCGGCAGCTGGCTGGTCTGCTCGTCCCCGCACCCTATTACGTTCGCCCCGGACAGGATGGGATACGCCGGCATTTCCTCGATCTAGCGGACCTCAGTGACCACCCTTTGATCGTCTACGACATTCCCTACCGCACGGGCGTGCAGATCGACACCGCGACCATGCTGGCCTTGGCCGCGCACCCGCGCATCCGGGCGGTGAAGGACTGCGGCGGCTCGACCGACAAAACCCTGGCGCTCATCCTCGACGGTCGGCTGCAGATCCTCGCCGGGGAGGATCTGCAAATCTTCTCCACGCTGTGCCTGGGCGGCAGCGGCGCCATCGCTGCCAGCGCGCACCTGCACACCGGGCGCTTCGTCGCCTTGCACCAAGCCGTCAGCGCAGGCCGGTTGGCTGAAGCGCGCGAACATTTTCATGGCTTGGCTCCCTTCATACGCGCCCTGTTTTCCGAACCGAACCCCGGTCCGGTGAAGGCGGCGCTGGCGGCACAAGGCCTGATGCATGACACCGTGCGAGCACCGATGAGCTGTGCCAGCAAAGACTTTCGTACGCATTGGTCCAGGTTGCTCCAAGTGTTGCCGGAGCACGAGGTCGATCGGGACGCAAAGGCATGA
- a CDS encoding MOFRL family protein, with product MSAQSHAAGNVLASGFRFRSDALHSDVIHLALLDAHDAYGFFQGTGDLLVTGPTYTNVNDFRAVLVV from the coding sequence ATATCGGCGCAATCACATGCGGCGGGCAACGTCTTGGCGTCTGGTTTCCGGTTTCGTTCTGATGCTCTTCACTCCGACGTCATTCATTTGGCCCTGCTCGACGCGCACGACGCCTACGGCTTCTTCCAGGGCACCGGCGACCTGCTGGTCACCGGCCCGACCTACACCAACGTCAACGATTTCCGGGCGGTGCTGGTGGTTTGA